A genome region from Vicia villosa cultivar HV-30 ecotype Madison, WI unplaced genomic scaffold, Vvil1.0 ctg.006344F_1_1, whole genome shotgun sequence includes the following:
- the LOC131642986 gene encoding uncharacterized protein LOC131642986, whose translation MALPCWDKMMQLSKFKNREMYHALLPAQPAVQWQRLGFTNIARPKAQFIMWVACNNKLPCKERLHRFGLLSTSKCTFCNAIETLNHLMFECPVTYVIWEFVLNWLQQGHSPLRWEEEIKWVMEKCKGKGSKATILKCAFTETIYETWIFRNRCCFGRSKESDNVNIGPSITDYIVYRSWPNHKLKKYVAKLMM comes from the coding sequence ATGGCTCTCCCTTGTTGGGACAAAATGATGCAGCTGAGCAAATTTAAGAACCGAGAAATGTATCATGCTCTTCTGCCTGCTCAACCTGCGGTACAATGGCAGAGATTAGGTTTCACAAACATTGCTAGACCAAAAGCTCAGTTTATTATGTGGGTCGCTTGCAATAACAAACTCCCTTGCAAAGAAAGACTCCATCGGTTTGGCTTACTAAGTACCAGCAAATGCACATTCTGCAATGCTATTGAAACACTGAATCACTTGATGTTTGAATGCCCAGTTACTTATGTGATTTGGGAATTTGTGCTTAATTGGTTGCAACAGGGCCACTCACCTCTTAGATGGGAAGAGGAAATTAAATGGGTGATGGAGAAATGCAAAGGAAAAGGTAGCAAAGCAACAATCCTCAAATGTGCATTTACTGAAACTATATATGAAACATGGATATTCCGGAACAGGTGCTGTTTTGGGAGATCAAAGGAGAGTGACAATGTTAACATTGGTCCGAGTATTACTGATTATATTGTCTATAGGAGCTGGCCGAATCATAAACTTAAGAAGTATGTTGCTAAGTTAATGATGTAA